The Daucus carota subsp. sativus chromosome 2, DH1 v3.0, whole genome shotgun sequence genome includes a window with the following:
- the LOC108209035 gene encoding uncharacterized protein LOC108209035: MERHQLSEEASFKLQEGIQLLLSQWSSLQVAVENEFGGPDSRRKSQQLPVDLFTWFTQSKGPIYIDELENMLDDFMLSLNTELDDGSIEEISEKLMIMHEECLEGNFMSIERLKDAPRVSVPHIKQDASDDEDSDGIDYDGSSVERHTEMGVDVPKSQPDGVQNDMMVVDEPLIGKTAEAEDGWTVVPSRRSKGKRN, translated from the exons ATGGAGCGCCATCAGTTATCAGAAGAGGCTTCATTTAAACTACAAGAAGGGATACAGTTGTTACTCTCACAATGGTCTTCTCTTCAAGTTGCTGTCGAAAATGAGTTTGGTGGTCCAGATTCTCGCAGGAAATCCCAACAGTTACCTGTTGATCTGTTCACATGGTTCACTCAGTCAAAAG GGCCTATTTATATTGATGAGTTGGAGAACATGCTTGATGACTTTATGCTTTCTCTTAACACTGAACTCGACGATGGCAGCATCGAGGAG ATATCTGAAAAATTAATGATAATGCATGAAGAATGTTTGGAAGGTAATTTTATGTCTATCGAAAGACTGAAGGACGCTCCTAGAGTTTCTGTTCCACATATTAAACAG GATgcaagtgatgatgaagatagtGACGGGATAGATTATGATGGGAGCTCCGTGGAGAGACATACTGAAATGGGAGTTGATGTCCCAAAATCCCAGCCAGATGGTGTTCAAAATGATATGATGGTGGTTGATGAGCCATTGATCGGAAAAACGGCTGAAGCAGAAGATGGATGGACAGTTGTTCCTTCTAGGCGGAGCAAAGGTAAAAGGAACTGA